ATAAATGTGAACCAGGaggacaagaggaggaggaggagactcaGACAGGTGAGGCTCAGACAGGTGAGGCTTTACAGGTGAGGCTCAGACAGGTGAGGCTTTACAGGTGAGGCTCTAACAGGTGAGGCTCAGACAGGTGAGGCTTTACAGGTGAGGTTCAGACAGGTGAGGCTCTAACAGGTGAGGCTCAGACAGGTGAGGCTGTGACAGGTGAGGCTCTAACAGGTGAGGCTCTAACAGGTGAGGCTCTAACAGGTGAGGCTCTAACAGGTGAGGCTCAGACAGGTGAGGCTTTACAGGTGAGGCTCTAACAGGTGAGGCTTTACAGGTGAGGCTCTAATAGGTGAGGCTCAGACAGGTGAAGCTGTGTCTTTTGTCCCTTTGTTCTACTAACCTGAGTTTTCTCTGATCTCCAGCTCTGaattttttcctgttgtttgtcAGATTTGAGCCaagctgtttgttgttttgtttgttgttttgtttgcttgttgggttgtttgtttgtttgtttgttctcgcTGTAGCTTCCTGACTTCAGTCGTTCCCTCAGCGGTCCTGAACGTTTCGTCTCTTCCATCGATCCTTCAGGTTCTTCAGACGTTCTACATGGAAGCGACCCTGAAGGTGCCTCAGTCAGCACTCCCCACAAGCACGTCAGCCCCCGAAGCCTGAAAGGAGATGtggtcctccagctcctccaccccTCTGGACCTGCTGACCAGTAACTCCAGCTCTGTCCTGGGGGGCGGCGCTGTGGGCGGGACCAAGGACAGCTTTGCTAATGCTCTGACCAAGAATATTGTGGCCATGCTGGTGTGGTTGGCCCTCAGCATCATCAACGGCAGCATGGTGCACACCTTCCTGCAGCACAGGTGGGCCCCATCAGGTGCTAACACAGGTAGCATCGAGCTAACTCATCCAGTAGGGCCCTAGCATGTTAGCAGTGCAGCTTAGCGTGTTAGCTGTGCAGCTGAGCATTTTAACCATGCTTAGCATGTTAGCGATGCAGCTTAATGTGTTAGTGCTGCAGCTTAGCGTGCTAGTGCTGCAGTTTAGTGTGTTAGTGCTGCAGTTTAGCATGATGGTGCTGCAGCTTAACGTGTTAGTGCTGCAGTTTAGCGTGTTAGTGCTGCAGCTTAGCGTGTTGGTGCTGCAGCTTAACGTGTTGGTGCTGCAATTTAACGTGTTAGTGCTGCAGCTTAACGTGTTAGTGCTGCAGGTTAGCGTGTTGGTGCTGCAGCTTAATGTGGTAGTGCTGCAGCTTAGCGTGTTAGTGCTGCAGTTTAGCGTGTTGGTGCTGCAGCTTAATGTGTTAACGCTGCAGCTTAGCGTGTTAGTGCTGCAGCTTGGCATGTTAGCACTGCAGCTTAATGTGTTAGCGTTGCAGCTTAACATGTTAGCGCTGCAGCTTAGTGTGTTAGTGCTGCAGCTTAATGTGTTAATGCTGCAGCTTAACATGTCAGCCTTGCAGCTTAGCGTGTTAGTGCTGCAGCTTAGCGTTTTATCGCTGCAGCTTAACGTGTTAGCGTTGCAGCTTAACATGTTAGCGCTGCAGCTTAGTGTGTTAGCACTGCAGCTAAACGTGTCAGCCTTGCAGCTTAGCGTGCTAGCCTGTTCTCTCCCCAGCCGGTTCCGGGAGAACCCCCGCTACATCATGTTCATCTGCATGGTGATGAATGACGCGCTGCAGCTCAGCCTGGTCACCGCCCTCTACGTGGTCAGCTACATCTTCAGGAAGATCCCCGCCTCCGTGTGCTGCGGCCTGGTGAGGCTCCTCCCTCCGTGAGAACACGCCCCCGCCGGAGGTGGGTTCTGAACAGCTGACCGGGCCCTCCTGTGTCCTGCAGGTGATGACGGCCGTTCTGACCACACGCTCCACCCCCCTGCTGCTGGCCGGCATGGCGGTGGAGCGCTACGCCTCCATCTGCTTCCCGCTGCACTACGCCCGGCTGTGCACCGTCCGCCGCACGCTGCTGCTCATCGGCCTGGTGCTGGTGCTCACCGCCACGCCCCCTGTGTCAGACTTGCTGATCACCCTGGTGCACGGCCCCCCGGGCCTGTTCCGCAGCAACATCTTCTGCGACCACCCCCGGCTGTTCCGCCACCGCTCCATCTACTACAAGAACGTGGCATTCGACGTCTTCTACCTGTCGTCCGTGGCGCTGACGCTGCTCTACACCTACTGCAAGATCATGCTGGCGGCGCGCGCCGCCGCCACCTCCACCCACCGCGCCTCCACCGGCCTGGCCTCCGTCAGGAGGGCAAGGAACACCGTGGTGCTGCACGGGGTGCAGGTGAGGAACACCTGGGGGGGCCCTCCAAGGGGGGAAGGTGAGAAACACCTGGGGGGGGCCCTCCAAGGGGGGAAGGTGAGAAACACCTGGAGGGGGCCCTCCAAGGGGGGAAGGTGAGGAACACCTGGGGGGGGTCCTCCACGGGGGGAAGGTGAGGAACACCGGGGAGAACCAGACGGAGTCCGTGCGTCAGTGAGGGGGACTAACGCctcgctctgattggtccgttgcagctgctgctctgccTGCTGGCCTTCGTGGTGCCCTCCCTCCAGGCGGCACTCATCTCGAGGTTCCCCCTGTTGGGCCTGGAGATCCGCTATGTGTTCTTCCTGGGGGTGTACATAATCCCCCGCTTCATGAGCCCCGTCATCTACGGCTTCAGGGACGAGCAGTTCAGGAAGTACTGGACCCGCTCCCTGGGGGGGGGTCGCCGCGCCATCAGGGTCCAGCCAGGGGTCCTGAAGGCCCTGTGAGGGGACCAGCCGGGGGGGTCCACCTCCTCCAACTGGGTTCAGAACCCCCACTGACGAGTTGCGGCCACCAGATGGAGACAAACCCCTGTCTGTGACCCGGCCAATCAGCAGAGTTCTGATAGGAcggttctgattggacggttcTGATGGGACAAATCTGACAGGACGGATCTGATAGGAcggttctgattggacggttctgatgtcatattttgatgtgattcagaaaacaaacaattgaataaaTGTTTCTGACTTTTCCtcaataaatgtttgaattcaaatatgaacaaataaaagttttcagacTTTAGTATTTAGTTTTAGAGCtctatgcatacacacacacacacacacacacacacacacatgtttctacTGATTTAAGGTCTGttttcatcagtgtcaccatgatgaagatgatgaagatgatggaggaATGACGTcacagtgaggaagaagaggccgCTTCATCAGACACACCAAACATTTACTGATCACGTGGtccacactccacacacgtgaCCGTCATGAACAGAAACACGATCACTCACGTGACCTTTGACGTACCAGGTGATGACGTATTGAGAATTTCTGCCCATCTTCACCAGCAGACGATGGGTTAAAATGAAACACTCAGCTCTTACCTGCAGCCCTCCCCCGCgaccaacttcctgtttgagtcaGAACACACCTCCTACGTGACGTCACAGCAAGACGCTCACG
This sequence is a window from Antennarius striatus isolate MH-2024 chromosome 5, ASM4005453v1, whole genome shotgun sequence. Protein-coding genes within it:
- the LOC137595651 gene encoding odorant receptor 131-2-like; this translates as MWSSSSSTPLDLLTSNSSSVLGGGAVGGTKDSFANALTKNIVAMLVWLALSIINGSMVHTFLQHSRFRENPRYIMFICMVMNDALQLSLVTALYVVSYIFRKIPASVCCGLVMTAVLTTRSTPLLLAGMAVERYASICFPLHYARLCTVRRTLLLIGLVLVLTATPPVSDLLITLVHGPPGLFRSNIFCDHPRLFRHRSIYYKNVAFDVFYLSSVALTLLYTYCKIMLAARAAATSTHRASTGLASVRRARNTVVLHGVQLLLCLLAFVVPSLQAALISRFPLLGLEIRYVFFLGVYIIPRFMSPVIYGFRDEQFRKYWTRSLGGGRRAIRVQPGVLKAL